A window from Corynebacterium urealyticum DSM 7109 encodes these proteins:
- a CDS encoding F0F1 ATP synthase subunit gamma, producing MANLRELRSRIKSVNSTKKITKAQELIATSRITKAQARVDASQPYAHEITKVIERLASASSLDHKMIREPKDPKRAAILVVSSDRGMCGGYNNNVFKTTAELRKLLEDEGKEVVLYVLGSKGVTYYNFRNENISGSWTGHSQDPVYAETLNLRNHLIGGFLAGSEGTVDVVDGVNAEGDQVPGFDEVHMVYTEFHSMLSQVPKAHRLLPIKTVVEEEKMELGSDMVSDSADQVSAEVDFEPDADTLLANLLPQYVSRGIFAALLEAAASESAARRTAMSAATDNASELVENLSRIANQARQAQITQEITEIVGGASALGDSGESD from the coding sequence ATGGCTAATCTTCGCGAACTCAGGTCACGTATCAAGTCCGTGAACTCGACCAAGAAGATCACCAAGGCCCAGGAGCTTATCGCCACCTCGAGGATCACGAAGGCTCAGGCTCGCGTCGATGCTTCGCAGCCTTACGCTCACGAGATCACCAAGGTGATCGAGCGTCTGGCTTCCGCCAGCTCCCTGGATCACAAGATGATCCGGGAGCCGAAGGATCCGAAGCGCGCAGCCATCCTCGTGGTTTCGAGTGACCGTGGCATGTGCGGTGGCTACAACAACAACGTCTTCAAGACCACTGCGGAGCTCCGCAAGCTGCTTGAGGACGAGGGCAAGGAAGTTGTGCTGTACGTTCTTGGCAGCAAGGGCGTGACCTACTACAACTTCCGCAACGAAAACATCAGTGGATCGTGGACCGGGCACTCTCAGGACCCGGTGTACGCCGAAACCCTGAACCTGCGTAACCACCTGATCGGCGGCTTCCTCGCCGGTTCGGAGGGCACTGTCGACGTCGTTGACGGCGTTAACGCCGAGGGCGACCAGGTGCCGGGCTTCGACGAGGTCCACATGGTTTACACCGAGTTCCACTCGATGCTTTCCCAGGTGCCAAAGGCACACCGCCTACTGCCAATCAAGACTGTCGTCGAAGAGGAGAAGATGGAGCTGGGTTCCGACATGGTGTCGGACTCCGCAGACCAGGTCTCCGCTGAGGTGGATTTCGAACCGGATGCAGACACGCTTCTCGCGAACCTGCTTCCGCAGTACGTATCCCGCGGCATCTTCGCCGCGCTGCTCGAAGCAGCAGCCTCCGAGTCGGCCGCGCGTCGTACCGCTATGAGTGCGGCGACGGACAACGCGAGCGAGCTGGTGGAGAACCTGTCTCGTATCGCAAACCAGGCTCGCCAGGCGCAGATTACCCAGGAAATCACAGAGATCGTCGGTGGCGCGTCTGCGCTCGGCGATAGCGGAGAGAGTGACTAA
- the prfA gene encoding peptide chain release factor 1, producing MSKAGKDSSKDSALDHTPSVMDDILSEYQGLEAQLADPELHNDPKAARRVGKRFQELQPVIQTYERLNTAREDHEAAAEMASEDAEFAEEATRLEAEIEELQEKLTDLLAPRDPKNGDDIIMEIKSGAGGEEAALFAGELARMYQRYAERHGFATEVLGLNETDLGGVKDMTMSIRSKQPSRDGAWADFKFEGGVHRVQRVPVTESQGRIQTSAAGVLVYPEPDEVEDVEIDEKDIRVDVYRSSGKGGQGVNTTDSAVRITHLPTGVVVTCQKERSQIQNRARAMQVLAARLQQMKEEEAEAEAAEGRAAQIRTMDRSERIRTYNFPESRVSDHRIGYKANNLDSVLDGDLESLFAALKEAERIERLEAES from the coding sequence ATGTCCAAGGCAGGCAAAGACTCGAGCAAGGATTCGGCGCTCGACCACACCCCGTCGGTGATGGATGACATCCTCTCGGAGTACCAGGGGCTGGAAGCCCAGCTGGCGGACCCGGAGCTGCACAATGACCCGAAGGCGGCGCGCCGAGTCGGCAAGCGCTTCCAGGAGCTCCAGCCGGTGATTCAGACGTACGAGCGGCTGAACACCGCGCGGGAGGATCACGAGGCTGCGGCCGAAATGGCGAGCGAGGATGCGGAGTTCGCTGAGGAGGCCACCCGCCTGGAGGCGGAGATCGAGGAGCTGCAGGAAAAGCTCACCGACCTGCTCGCCCCGCGGGACCCCAAGAACGGCGACGACATCATCATGGAGATCAAGTCCGGTGCCGGTGGCGAGGAGGCAGCCCTCTTCGCTGGCGAGTTGGCGCGCATGTACCAGCGCTACGCGGAGCGCCACGGCTTCGCCACCGAGGTCCTGGGACTCAACGAGACCGACCTGGGCGGGGTCAAGGACATGACCATGTCCATCCGTTCCAAGCAGCCCTCCCGCGACGGCGCATGGGCCGACTTCAAGTTCGAGGGCGGCGTCCACCGCGTGCAGCGCGTGCCTGTGACCGAGTCCCAGGGCCGCATCCAGACTTCCGCCGCCGGTGTGCTGGTCTACCCGGAGCCGGACGAAGTCGAGGACGTCGAGATCGACGAGAAGGACATCCGCGTGGACGTCTACCGTTCCTCCGGTAAGGGCGGCCAGGGCGTGAACACCACCGACTCCGCAGTCCGCATCACCCACCTGCCGACCGGCGTGGTCGTGACCTGTCAGAAGGAACGCTCCCAGATCCAGAACCGCGCCCGCGCGATGCAGGTGCTGGCTGCGCGCCTACAGCAGATGAAGGAAGAGGAAGCCGAGGCGGAAGCAGCCGAGGGGCGTGCCGCACAGATCCGCACCATGGATCGCTCCGAGCGCATCCGCACCTATAACTTCCCGGAGTCCCGCGTCTCCGATCACCGCATCGGTTACAAGGCCAATAACCTGGATTCCGTGCTGGACGGGGACCTGGAGTCCCTCTTCGCGGCCCTGAAGGAAGCCGAGCGCATCGAGCGCCTCGAGGCCGAGTCCTAA
- a CDS encoding L-threonylcarbamoyladenylate synthase has protein sequence MAQRVDATNPGDREGAIVTAENAVKGGRLIVMPTDTLYGIGCDAFDNAAVEALLQAKHRGPDMPVPVLIGSWETVEGLVAEFSAHLRRLVEAFWPGGLSLVVPQAPSLPWNLGDTRGTVMLRMPNHPIAIDLLQRTGPMAVSSANVSGQPPATTVAMAEDQLGDSVAVYLDGGEATIGEPSTIVDLAGHRPRILREGAISAEQIGEVLQMPASELRSKS, from the coding sequence ATGGCCCAGCGAGTAGACGCGACAAACCCCGGAGACCGGGAAGGCGCCATCGTTACAGCGGAGAACGCGGTGAAGGGCGGCCGGTTGATCGTCATGCCGACGGACACGCTCTATGGCATCGGCTGCGATGCCTTCGATAACGCCGCCGTCGAGGCGCTGCTGCAGGCCAAGCACCGCGGCCCGGACATGCCGGTGCCCGTGCTGATCGGTTCTTGGGAGACCGTCGAGGGGCTGGTCGCGGAATTCAGTGCGCACCTGCGTCGACTGGTCGAGGCGTTTTGGCCCGGTGGGCTTTCCCTGGTCGTGCCGCAGGCTCCGAGCCTGCCGTGGAACCTGGGGGACACCCGTGGCACCGTGATGCTGCGGATGCCGAACCACCCGATCGCCATCGACCTGCTGCAACGCACGGGGCCGATGGCTGTCTCCAGCGCGAATGTCTCCGGCCAGCCGCCAGCCACCACCGTGGCAATGGCCGAGGATCAGCTCGGGGACTCCGTGGCGGTGTACCTGGACGGCGGGGAGGCGACCATCGGGGAGCCATCGACGATCGTTGACCTGGCTGGCCACCGCCCACGCATCCTGCGCGAGGGCGCGATCAGCGCCGAGCAGATCGGCGAGGTGCTTCAGATGCCAGCCAGCGAGCTGCGCTCGAAGTCCTAA
- a CDS encoding N5-glutamine methyltransferase family protein, translated as MATVSEAVRAAARQFSDAGLASPLNDARWLMAYALAGEGNADSPRTPAGLTEVFSAGGDPEPAIFADWVIRRAHREPLQHIVGAAPFFGYDLFSDARGFIPRPETELLTEYALGRIRSWLERAAAEPDLRPADGIVRIVDLCAGPGTIGLALAAQLTEFLRGQATASSADYRWLRTVEATGIELDPAAVELGQENLAYFRRAGLLGEQLDVRLVEGDVRDLEVLDTLGLAGRAQLVVANPPYVPRGSRTDVETGADPAIAVFSGDDGLELMPHVAAAIVRAAAPGAPVAVEHDDATGDQTREILIAAGLSDVEKKQDFAGRDRFVVGQAASK; from the coding sequence ATGGCCACCGTCAGCGAGGCGGTGCGCGCCGCTGCGCGGCAGTTTTCCGACGCCGGCCTGGCGTCTCCGCTCAACGACGCCCGCTGGCTCATGGCCTACGCCCTGGCCGGGGAGGGCAACGCAGACTCGCCGCGCACCCCGGCCGGGCTGACCGAGGTCTTCTCAGCCGGTGGCGACCCGGAACCAGCGATCTTCGCCGATTGGGTGATTCGCCGGGCACACCGCGAGCCTCTGCAACACATCGTGGGGGCCGCGCCCTTCTTCGGCTACGACCTCTTCAGCGATGCCCGTGGTTTCATCCCGCGACCGGAAACCGAGCTACTCACCGAGTACGCGTTGGGGCGGATCCGTTCCTGGCTAGAGCGCGCAGCCGCCGAGCCAGACCTGCGCCCTGCAGACGGGATCGTGCGGATCGTGGATCTGTGCGCCGGCCCCGGCACCATCGGCCTGGCGCTGGCAGCGCAGCTCACCGAGTTCCTCCGCGGGCAGGCTACGGCTAGCTCCGCCGACTACCGCTGGCTGCGCACGGTTGAGGCGACCGGCATCGAGCTGGACCCGGCGGCCGTGGAGTTGGGCCAGGAGAATCTCGCCTATTTCCGCCGGGCAGGTCTGCTCGGCGAGCAGCTGGACGTCCGCCTCGTGGAGGGCGACGTCCGCGACCTGGAAGTTCTCGACACCCTGGGGCTTGCCGGTCGCGCCCAGCTCGTCGTGGCGAACCCGCCCTACGTTCCCCGCGGAAGCCGAACGGACGTTGAGACGGGGGCCGACCCCGCGATCGCCGTGTTCTCCGGCGACGACGGCCTGGAGCTCATGCCCCACGTCGCCGCCGCGATTGTCCGCGCCGCTGCCCCCGGAGCACCGGTCGCCGTCGAACACGACGACGCCACCGGGGATCAGACCCGGGAGATCCTCATCGCAGCGGGCCTGAGCGACGTCGAAAAGAAACAGGACTTTGCTGGCCGAGACCGCTTCGTCGTCGGGCAAGCGGCGTCAAAGTAG
- a CDS encoding F0F1 ATP synthase subunit B, producing MTNTFFLAAETLPLEEPINPLIPPLYDIVWSIIPFAVILFVFAKVVLPKFQEVLTQREDKIEGGIQRAEAAKAEAQEALEKYNKQLAEARTEAAQIRDDARSQGQKIIADMKTQATEESNRIVEAGNKQLEANRASVVADLRKEMGENSINLAERLLGEQLNDDVKRSGTIDNFLAGLDNVGTAGK from the coding sequence ATGACGAACACCTTTTTCTTGGCAGCTGAGACGCTGCCGTTGGAAGAGCCGATTAACCCGCTCATTCCACCGCTTTATGACATCGTCTGGTCCATTATCCCGTTTGCCGTCATCCTGTTTGTCTTCGCGAAGGTTGTCCTTCCGAAGTTCCAGGAAGTGCTGACTCAGCGTGAGGACAAAATCGAGGGTGGCATTCAGCGTGCCGAGGCTGCTAAGGCTGAGGCTCAGGAAGCCCTCGAGAAGTACAACAAGCAGCTCGCAGAGGCACGCACCGAAGCGGCTCAGATCCGTGATGATGCTCGCTCCCAGGGGCAGAAGATCATCGCTGACATGAAGACGCAGGCAACCGAGGAGTCCAACCGCATCGTTGAGGCTGGTAACAAGCAGCTGGAGGCCAACCGCGCTTCCGTCGTTGCTGACCTTCGCAAGGAGATGGGGGAGAACTCCATCAACCTGGCTGAGCGCCTGCTGGGCGAGCAGCTGAACGATGACGTCAAGCGTTCGGGCACCATCGACAACTTCCTCGCCGGGCTGGACAACGTCGGCACCGCTGGGAAGTGA
- the atpA gene encoding F0F1 ATP synthase subunit alpha encodes MAELTISSDEIRSAIANYTSSYSPEASREEVGVVTTAADGIANVSGMPSVMANELLEFPGGVIGVAQNLDTDSVGVVVLGNYETLKEGDEVKRTGEVLSIPVGENFLGRVINPLGEPIDGLGDITDTEERALELQAPSVLMRQPVNEPMQTGIKAIDAMTPIGRGQRQLIIGDRKTGKTSVCIDTILNQRDNWESGDPSKQVRCIYVAIGQKGSTIASIRQTLEEHGALEYTTIVAAPASDSAGFKWLAPFAGAALGQHWMYQGKHVLVIYDDLTKQAEAYRAISLLLRRPPGREAYPGDVFYLHSRLLERAAKLNDELGGGSLTALPIIETKANDVSAFIPTNVISITDGQVFLESDLFNQGVRPAINVGVSVSRVGGDAQTKGMKKVSGNLRLDLAAYRDLEAFSAFASDLDDASKAQLERGERLVELLKQTEHAPQSVEHQMISIWLAGEGEFDDVPVEDVRRFEAELIEHLRSNASGVFDQIAGGTPFTEESQAQLKQSTSEFKRGFQTTDGTPIIREPEARAMEQDEVKQSEITVTRKTV; translated from the coding sequence ATGGCGGAGCTGACGATCTCCTCCGATGAGATCCGTAGCGCGATTGCGAACTACACCTCGAGCTACTCCCCGGAGGCCTCCCGCGAGGAGGTCGGCGTGGTCACGACGGCAGCCGACGGCATTGCCAACGTGAGCGGCATGCCATCGGTGATGGCTAACGAGCTGCTCGAGTTCCCAGGCGGCGTCATTGGCGTCGCACAGAACCTTGACACCGACTCTGTTGGCGTCGTGGTCCTGGGTAACTACGAGACCCTTAAAGAGGGCGACGAGGTAAAGCGGACCGGAGAAGTCCTTTCCATTCCGGTCGGGGAGAACTTCCTCGGCCGCGTTATCAACCCACTGGGTGAGCCGATCGACGGCCTTGGCGACATCACCGACACGGAGGAGCGCGCACTCGAGCTGCAGGCTCCTTCCGTGCTGATGCGTCAGCCAGTGAACGAGCCGATGCAGACCGGCATCAAGGCTATCGACGCAATGACGCCGATTGGCCGTGGTCAGCGCCAGCTGATCATTGGTGACCGTAAGACGGGTAAGACCTCCGTCTGCATCGACACCATCCTCAACCAGCGTGACAACTGGGAGTCCGGCGACCCATCGAAGCAGGTGCGCTGCATCTACGTCGCGATTGGTCAGAAGGGTTCGACCATCGCGTCGATCCGCCAGACCCTGGAAGAGCACGGCGCGCTGGAGTACACCACCATCGTTGCCGCACCGGCATCCGACTCCGCAGGCTTCAAGTGGCTCGCACCGTTCGCAGGTGCAGCTCTGGGCCAGCACTGGATGTACCAGGGCAAGCACGTCCTCGTCATCTACGATGACCTGACCAAGCAGGCTGAGGCCTACCGCGCCATTTCCCTGCTGCTGCGCCGCCCGCCGGGCCGCGAGGCATACCCAGGTGACGTGTTCTACCTGCACTCCCGTCTTCTCGAGCGTGCTGCAAAGCTGAACGACGAGCTGGGTGGCGGTTCCCTGACCGCACTGCCGATCATCGAGACGAAGGCAAACGACGTGTCTGCCTTCATTCCGACCAACGTTATTTCCATTACCGACGGTCAGGTCTTCCTTGAGTCTGACCTGTTCAACCAGGGTGTCCGCCCAGCAATTAACGTTGGTGTGTCCGTTTCTCGTGTCGGTGGTGACGCACAGACCAAGGGCATGAAGAAGGTGTCCGGTAACCTGCGTCTGGACCTGGCCGCATACCGCGACCTGGAGGCATTCTCTGCCTTCGCATCCGATCTGGACGACGCTTCCAAGGCTCAGCTGGAGCGCGGTGAGCGCCTCGTCGAGCTGCTGAAGCAGACCGAGCACGCGCCGCAGTCCGTCGAGCACCAGATGATCTCCATCTGGCTGGCCGGCGAGGGCGAGTTCGATGACGTTCCAGTCGAGGACGTCCGTCGCTTCGAGGCTGAGCTGATCGAGCACCTGCGCTCCAACGCATCTGGCGTCTTCGACCAGATCGCTGGCGGCACCCCGTTCACCGAGGAGTCCCAGGCGCAGCTGAAGCAGTCCACCAGCGAGTTCAAGCGTGGTTTCCAGACCACCGACGGCACCCCGATCATCCGGGAGCCAGAGGCTCGCGCCATGGAGCAGGACGAAGTTAAGCAGTCCGAGATCACCGTTACCCGCAAGACCGTTTAA
- a CDS encoding F0F1 ATP synthase subunit delta — protein MHAASREAFERLIKTLDQGLKESDNAVGNGATTGTELFDVVDVLDQERSLRVAMVDAAATPEQRVELVKTLLSGKVTASTEEIVSAAVSQNWSNSQDFRTGLERLGRRALLRSAEAQGQLERVEEELFSLARILERESELELLLSDRAAAVDDRRDLLAKVLYGKVSSVTEALALQAVGRARKAPVDLLDDLCQEAASLNGYEVARVTSAGPLSEEQKASLSEKLHKIYGRKIAVHTEVDSSLLGGAVVRVGDEVIDGSTAGKLERMRRSLA, from the coding sequence ATGCACGCAGCGAGCCGCGAGGCATTTGAGCGACTCATCAAGACCTTGGACCAGGGTCTAAAGGAGTCTGATAACGCAGTAGGCAACGGAGCAACGACCGGCACCGAGCTTTTCGATGTCGTCGACGTCCTGGATCAGGAGCGCAGCCTGCGCGTCGCAATGGTCGACGCCGCTGCAACCCCGGAACAGCGTGTCGAACTCGTCAAGACCCTGCTGTCCGGCAAGGTCACGGCCTCTACTGAAGAGATCGTGTCCGCTGCGGTATCCCAAAACTGGTCAAACTCGCAGGACTTCCGGACTGGCCTGGAACGTCTCGGCCGCCGAGCACTTCTTCGTTCGGCTGAGGCTCAGGGTCAGCTCGAGCGCGTCGAGGAGGAGCTGTTCTCCCTCGCCCGCATCCTCGAGCGTGAGTCCGAGCTCGAGCTTCTGCTCTCCGATCGAGCAGCAGCTGTGGACGACCGCCGTGACCTTCTCGCGAAGGTTCTCTACGGCAAGGTTTCCTCGGTGACTGAAGCTCTGGCCCTGCAGGCAGTCGGTCGCGCCCGCAAGGCGCCGGTCGATCTGCTGGATGACCTGTGCCAGGAGGCAGCTTCTCTCAACGGCTACGAGGTTGCGCGTGTTACCAGCGCCGGCCCGCTGTCCGAGGAGCAGAAGGCAAGCCTCTCCGAGAAGTTGCACAAGATTTATGGTCGCAAGATTGCGGTTCACACTGAGGTTGACTCCAGCCTCCTCGGCGGTGCCGTAGTCCGGGTCGGCGACGAAGTGATCGACGGAAGCACAGCTGGCAAGCTGGAGCGCATGCGTCGTTCCCTCGCATAA
- the rho gene encoding transcription termination factor Rho, producing MSLSDIIERGQANGLASLKLAELRQVAAAQGLKGTSKLRKGDLVAAIENAGKGGGAVASDRPEQKAEKKAEQRSERNERGEGKQADRRDEQQDGHASSKEPENNSGQQEEQNSGNNEREDRRNNRHNDGGDNHQGRRRRNRRNRRNRRGGDRGHDRNNGHRHNGHGDGGNHEDGGENRKEQQDHKPEPQEAPVAGILDFADANTAFIRTTGYHAGPTDVYVPINTVRKYGMRHGDAIVGTIRPNAKQGGGRGRNRQKFTPLHSVETVNGLSPEQAAQRPDFSKLTPLYPNQRLRLETTPKVLTTRVIDLIMPIGKGQRALIVSPPKAGKTTILQDIANAISTNNPECYLMVVLVDERPEEVTDMQRSVNGEVIASTFDRPPKEHTAVAELAVERAKRLVEQGKDVVLLLDSITRLGRAYNNSSPASGRILSGGVDSNALYPPKRFLGAARNIEHGGSLTIIATAMVETGSAGDTVIFEEFKGTGNAELKLDRKIAERRVFPAVDVNPSGTRKDELLLGPDEARVMHKLRRILSALDPQAAIDLLIKQLRKNKTNRDFMIQIASSAPLADEEDD from the coding sequence GTGAGCTTGTCCGACATCATCGAGCGGGGTCAGGCCAATGGGCTGGCTTCCCTCAAGCTGGCCGAGCTGCGGCAGGTTGCAGCGGCCCAGGGGCTTAAGGGAACGTCGAAACTGCGTAAAGGAGACCTCGTGGCAGCCATCGAGAACGCCGGCAAGGGTGGCGGCGCTGTAGCAAGCGACCGGCCCGAACAGAAGGCCGAGAAGAAGGCTGAGCAGCGCAGCGAGCGCAACGAGCGCGGAGAAGGCAAGCAGGCCGACCGTCGCGATGAGCAGCAGGACGGACACGCATCCTCCAAGGAGCCAGAGAACAACTCCGGCCAGCAGGAGGAGCAGAACTCGGGCAACAATGAGCGGGAGGATCGTCGCAACAACCGTCACAACGATGGCGGCGATAACCACCAGGGACGCCGGCGTCGTAACCGCCGCAACCGTCGCAACCGTCGTGGGGGAGACCGTGGCCACGACCGCAACAACGGGCACCGCCACAATGGTCACGGGGACGGCGGCAACCATGAGGATGGTGGCGAGAACCGCAAGGAGCAACAGGACCACAAGCCGGAGCCGCAGGAGGCCCCGGTCGCAGGCATCCTCGACTTCGCCGACGCCAACACCGCCTTCATTCGGACCACTGGCTACCACGCGGGACCGACGGACGTGTACGTCCCGATCAACACGGTGCGCAAGTACGGTATGCGTCACGGTGACGCCATCGTCGGCACCATCCGTCCGAATGCAAAGCAGGGCGGTGGGCGCGGCCGCAACCGCCAGAAGTTCACCCCGCTGCACTCGGTAGAGACGGTCAACGGCCTTTCTCCGGAGCAGGCAGCGCAGCGTCCGGACTTCTCCAAGCTGACCCCGCTGTACCCGAACCAGCGACTGCGCCTGGAGACCACCCCGAAGGTGCTGACCACCCGCGTGATCGACCTGATCATGCCGATCGGTAAGGGGCAGCGCGCGCTCATCGTCTCCCCGCCGAAGGCTGGTAAGACCACCATCCTGCAGGACATCGCCAACGCGATCTCCACCAATAACCCGGAGTGCTACCTCATGGTCGTCCTCGTCGACGAGCGGCCGGAGGAGGTCACGGACATGCAGCGCAGCGTCAACGGCGAGGTCATCGCCTCGACGTTCGACCGCCCGCCGAAGGAGCACACCGCCGTCGCGGAGCTCGCGGTAGAGCGCGCGAAGCGCCTGGTCGAGCAGGGCAAGGATGTTGTTCTCCTGCTGGACTCCATCACCCGACTGGGCCGTGCGTACAACAACTCCTCGCCGGCCTCCGGGCGCATCCTGTCCGGTGGTGTGGACTCCAACGCCCTGTACCCGCCGAAGCGCTTCCTGGGTGCTGCGCGCAACATCGAGCACGGTGGCAGCCTGACCATCATCGCCACCGCCATGGTGGAGACCGGTTCCGCTGGTGACACGGTGATCTTCGAGGAGTTCAAGGGCACGGGTAACGCCGAGCTGAAGCTGGACCGCAAGATCGCCGAGCGTCGCGTGTTCCCGGCTGTGGACGTCAACCCGTCCGGCACTCGTAAGGACGAGCTGCTGCTCGGCCCGGATGAGGCCCGCGTCATGCATAAGCTGCGTCGCATCCTCTCCGCCCTGGATCCGCAGGCCGCGATCGATCTGCTGATCAAGCAGCTGCGGAAGAACAAGACGAACCGCGACTTCATGATTCAGATCGCCAGCTCCGCCCCGCTTGCGGATGAAGAGGACGACTAG
- a CDS encoding ATP synthase F0 subunit C: protein MNDILFLAQDTVTKFEGFGTIGYGLAAIGSAIGVGNVAGKTAEAMARQPEMAGQLRTTMFLGIAFAEALALIGFVAGFLF from the coding sequence ATGAACGACATCCTCTTCCTGGCTCAGGACACTGTCACCAAGTTCGAGGGCTTCGGCACCATCGGCTACGGCCTCGCAGCAATCGGTTCTGCAATCGGTGTGGGTAACGTCGCAGGCAAGACCGCTGAGGCTATGGCACGTCAGCCGGAGATGGCTGGCCAGCTGCGCACCACCATGTTCCTGGGTATCGCGTTCGCTGAGGCCCTGGCCCTGATTGGTTTCGTCGCCGGCTTCCTGTTCTAA
- a CDS encoding MraY family glycosyltransferase produces the protein MLVAQGLTPVAGAGVPLRELALVLLVGCTVTFLTTGGVRYLMVRYGTMAMPRERDVHTVPTPRLGGVGMFTGVVFAIVAAAQLPALNRGFPPVTPDMTAVLASAFVIVIVGILDDLRDIAWWVKLGGQVVGATLMSLLGLSWYLIYWPGGDGTTLILDQVQSTILTVLLTVTIINAMNFVDGLDGLAAGLGLIAAGTILIYSLTILHDQGGAVSAYPPAIISAVLAGVCMGFLPHNFSPARIFMGDSGSMLIGTLLSAACVSASGRINLSLYGVADMFALLSPVIVVLAALFIPLLDLVLAVVRRVAAGKSPFAPDKKHLHHRLLRLGHTQKQVVLVLYTWVGVAAFSAVGSTVLPTNLTAILVGVLLLVAVVSTAIPLWKSGEVEDRVIRRE, from the coding sequence ATGCTTGTGGCTCAGGGACTCACGCCGGTGGCCGGTGCCGGCGTGCCGCTGCGCGAGCTGGCGCTCGTGCTGCTGGTCGGCTGCACCGTGACCTTCCTGACCACCGGTGGCGTCCGTTATCTCATGGTCCGCTACGGCACCATGGCGATGCCACGGGAGCGCGACGTGCACACGGTTCCCACGCCCCGCTTGGGTGGGGTGGGGATGTTTACCGGCGTGGTTTTCGCGATCGTCGCCGCAGCTCAACTACCCGCCTTGAATCGGGGCTTCCCGCCGGTGACTCCTGATATGACGGCGGTGCTGGCTTCAGCCTTCGTGATCGTCATCGTCGGTATTCTCGACGACCTGCGGGACATCGCCTGGTGGGTCAAGCTCGGTGGGCAGGTCGTGGGCGCGACGCTGATGAGCCTGCTGGGGTTGAGCTGGTATTTGATCTACTGGCCGGGTGGTGACGGAACCACCCTGATCCTCGACCAAGTCCAGTCCACAATCTTGACCGTCCTGCTCACGGTGACGATTATCAACGCGATGAACTTCGTCGACGGCTTGGACGGGCTGGCTGCTGGACTGGGCCTGATCGCAGCGGGAACTATCCTGATTTACTCGCTGACAATCCTGCACGATCAGGGTGGGGCAGTATCCGCGTATCCGCCGGCGATCATCTCGGCCGTGCTGGCCGGAGTGTGCATGGGCTTTTTGCCGCACAATTTTTCACCGGCGCGGATTTTCATGGGGGACTCTGGCTCGATGCTCATCGGCACGCTGCTCTCGGCCGCGTGCGTCTCGGCCTCCGGGCGCATTAACTTGTCGCTCTATGGTGTGGCGGACATGTTCGCGCTGTTGTCGCCGGTGATCGTGGTGTTGGCCGCGCTGTTCATCCCGCTGCTGGATCTTGTGCTCGCCGTGGTGCGACGCGTGGCAGCCGGCAAGAGCCCGTTCGCTCCGGATAAGAAGCACCTGCATCACCGGTTGCTGCGGTTGGGGCACACCCAAAAGCAGGTGGTGCTGGTGCTTTATACCTGGGTTGGGGTGGCGGCGTTCAGCGCGGTGGGCTCCACGGTCTTGCCGACGAACTTAACCGCCATCTTGGTCGGAGTGCTGCTGCTCGTGGCCGTGGTGAGCACGGCGATCCCATTGTGGAAATCTGGGGAAGTGGAAGATAGAGTAATCCGACGTGAGTGA
- the atpB gene encoding F0F1 ATP synthase subunit A: MKGEFHPPSLEHEFFPGQVDPNQLWLTGFAGDIFALDRLMLVRILMIAIVVIFFLIAMRKPKLVPRGIQNVGEIALDFVRIHIAEEILGKKEGRRFLPVIAAIFFTVVAANLPTLIPFLNISPSARVGLPLVLALVAYVVFIYAGVKRYGFGKYMKSSLVIPGLPTFIHFIVVPIEFFSTFILRPVTLTIRLMANMLAGHIILVMLFSATNFFFWQLNGWSLVAGGTMVFAIAFSLFELMIVFLQAYIFALLTAVYIELSLHADAH, encoded by the coding sequence ATGAAGGGTGAGTTTCATCCCCCTTCATTGGAGCACGAATTCTTCCCGGGGCAGGTGGATCCAAACCAGCTGTGGCTGACCGGTTTCGCGGGCGATATCTTCGCCCTCGACCGTCTCATGCTCGTGCGTATCCTGATGATCGCCATCGTGGTGATCTTCTTCCTGATCGCTATGCGCAAGCCGAAGCTGGTTCCCCGCGGCATCCAGAACGTTGGCGAAATCGCTCTGGACTTCGTGCGGATCCACATCGCGGAGGAAATTCTAGGCAAGAAGGAAGGTCGCCGGTTCCTGCCGGTGATTGCGGCAATCTTCTTCACTGTCGTGGCTGCGAACCTGCCGACCCTCATCCCGTTCCTGAACATCTCCCCAAGCGCCCGTGTCGGCCTTCCGCTGGTACTGGCGCTTGTGGCATATGTGGTGTTTATCTACGCGGGTGTGAAGCGTTACGGGTTCGGTAAGTACATGAAGTCCTCGCTGGTCATCCCTGGCCTGCCGACCTTCATCCACTTCATTGTTGTACCGATCGAATTCTTCTCGACCTTCATCCTCCGTCCGGTAACCCTGACCATTCGTCTTATGGCCAACATGCTGGCCGGTCACATCATCCTCGTCATGCTTTTCAGTGCCACGAACTTCTTCTTCTGGCAGCTGAACGGCTGGTCGCTGGTGGCTGGCGGCACGATGGTCTTCGCGATCGCATTCTCGCTCTTCGAGCTCATGATCGTCTTCCTGCAGGCATACATCTTTGCCCTGCTGACGGCTGTGTACATCGAGCTGAGCTTACACGCGGACGCACACTAA